The sequence below is a genomic window from Monodelphis domestica isolate mMonDom1 chromosome 2, mMonDom1.pri, whole genome shotgun sequence.
TGGACTTGGAAATCAATGGAGAGCCCATCACCTCTGATCAGTACCTGGAGAATGCCCTGAAATTGAAGAAAGGTCCCAGTGACTAAGGGTTGGGCAGTGGGGGAAAGTCCTCAAACTGTTTTATGCAGTTCATCATTGTGTAGTTATAGTCCTCaggttccttaaaaaaaaaaaaggcagatggGGATATGATGCAAGTCATAGAAGGGTTCTAGATGAGTAGATTCAACTGATGATTATATTCATGGGACtagtattttgtcatttttctttcatcaaCCTCATGCCTGCAGACTTCAGAATTAGGAGTGAGTCAAATGTTCTAGATAGGTCTTATTTTAGGGGACGGACCTCTAGGCCAACTTTCACTCTATGCCACattattcttccttcctcttccttagGTACAAGTGAAGAAGTCAAAATATGTATCAAGAAGTTCTTTCTAAAGAGGAAATGCTTCATCTTTGTCCCACCAGCCCACACTAAAATGCTCAAGAAGCTTGAGAAACTTCATGATGATGAACTTGATGGTGACTTTGTGGAAAGCACTAAAAACTTCTGTGAATACATCTTCAAGAATTCTGAGGCCAAGACTCTCCCAGGAGGTGGCATGGTCCATGGGCCCCGTGAGTTTCCTCACCAGCACTTCCCATGATTCCTTGTGATATTTGTAGGGAACACCAGAGTGAAGCAGATAGGAGTTTTCTTAGGGTAACCATAAACAAAGGCAATGACTCTCTGCTTGTACCAGACCAGCCACATATACCACATTTGTCAGAGCTTTGGTTACCAAAAACATCTTCCTTGTTTCCAATTTTCTAAGCATTCTCCTCATCACTCTTGATACTACCTGATTCTGTCAGAAAGCTCCCTTtctgtgaaatgaaatgaaaccCCTATTCTCcactctggaaaagaaaaaaggtacaGCCCCATTTTTAAACAGGGTCACTCTGATCATTCTCGTGACAGCCCCATTTGTCTTCCCTCTCTAGGTCTAGGGAACTTGATTCTTACCTATGTCCAGGCCATCACCAGTGGAGGTGTTCCTTGTATGGAGAACGCAGTTCTAGCACTGTCTCAGACAGAGAACTCAGCTGCAGTTCAAAGGGCCTATACATACTATGAAGAGATAATGAGGCAATCAGTCAACTTCCCCACAGAAACTCATGAAGAACTACTGAATGTGCATaatgtctgtaaaatggaagccATTAAAGTCTTCATGAAGAATTCTTTCAAGGATGTGGATCAGAAATTCCAAAAAACATTGGAGGTATTTTTGCTATTTTAGAACTTTTCTTTTGAGTTACAGCTCTTAATAAATTATAAAGCCTCATCTCATTATACTGGCTTTGACATTTCATTTTCAATATTACCCTAATCAAAAGCTCCATCACTTGTGTGCTCTATATATTTAGAATAATATGATAATCTAACtaatctatctacctacctgtctatctacctacctacctatctatctgtctgtctgtctgtctgtctgtctgtctgtctcaagtTTTGAGAAGTTGAAGGGTTACACATAAAAGGACCACTTGAGATTTTTGGTCTGCATTATCATAATATGCTTTACATGCCACATTCCAAAATAAAGGCAGTAGCAGGAAGGGCTTTCTGGAAATGTGAGATTAAGACACTTGTACTCTTCATATATTGAAGGATCCAATAGGAGTTGATCTCAGGCCAGCAGATCAGAGGCCAAATTAGGTCTTCTATTTGACTGCCTATAAAAGTGCAAAGAGACCACAGATTTTGGTTCTATGACAATATATTTTTCTAAGAAGTGCCTGACATTTCCTGAAGGGAAATATTCTCAAGGAAAACATCCTAATAATTAGAATCACTTTAAAGTGAGAGGTGATGGGTTCTCTTTCATTGGAATTCATCAAGCAAAGACTAGAAACTCACTTCAGAGGCATGTTGTAAAGGGTTCATGGGGTAGAATTACTGAGGTCTTTTccatttctgaaattatataattCTGTAGTAtcctttatatctttttaaaaaatttaatcacTTTAAAGATTCGTCTAGAAGACAAGCTACATGATTTCTGTGAACAAAATGAAAGAGAGTCCTTAGACCGGTGCACAGCTTTGCTTCTGGATATTTTCAGTCCTCTGGAGGAAGCAGTGAAGCagaaagtcttctcttttccaggaggTTATGACACCTTCCTTGATAACATGCAAAATCTTGTAGAGGAGTACAACCGACAGCCCAGGAAGGGGATACAGGTAAATCTTCCCTTTGGCCATAGATCCAATCAAGGTTGCCAATTAAGGGGATGTAGGTAACTTTAAGGGTCTTTTCCAAGCCCTAAGGTGAATAATTCATAGTATGGTCATTAGTAAGCTCTGCTGAAATGAATGGACAAGCCTTGGCATTACTCTCACATCACTATTTCTTGTTCCAAATTCATTGTACTTCAGGCAAAGAAGACTCTGGAAGAATACTTGAAATCAAAGGAAACTGTAACTGAAGCCATTAAGCAGGCAGACCAAGCCCTTAcagcaaaaaaaagagagaaagaaggtgagAAACATATGAAAGAGACTCTAACTTGAATAGTCCTGAGAATTGTGTCTTCTACCCTTGGGAACAGTATGCAAGAAGACTTGATGTCCTTGAAACATTTTAATTCAACAAAGACTCTTTTTTTGCTTCCTAAATCTTCATCTCTCTTTAGGAAAATATTAGTTAATCTAGTGAAGAGGTCCTATATGTTTGCTCTATGAAGTAAAACCAATACTCACCAGGGGGAAAAGGTTGGGGGAGTAAGAAGTCCTTTACCTCTGGTTAAATTTTTGTAATCTTTTACAGAGCAAGAGAAGAAAGTACAAGCTGCAGCTGCTGCTGCAAGAGAGCAACAAATGAGGCTAAAGAGACAAGAGGAGATGATGCGGGAACAGGAAAAGAGACAGCAAGAGCAAATAAGGCAACTAGCTGAAGAAATGGAAGCCCAAAGGAGAAAGTACTTggaagagcaagagagagagcagGCTAGGAGACTGCAGGTATTATACACATTGCCCCTGTTCAACATCTGTCCTCTTTTACCTTAATGAATCTAATACATGGAGATTACTTACAACCCTTAGATAATGAAACTTTGGAGCCCTAAAAGAAGATCATTGTAGTTCAAgacatctcttatctcttttatttcatccatttggcaaacatttattaagtgtctactctgtACAATTACTGTGCTAGGCTTTGGAGATAGagggggaaagacagaaaggaaaagaaggaggacaattagagaagaaagagagggaggaaagaagaagagagggaaaaagggagggagggagtgaagtaAGGAAGAACAGAAGTaaggagaaatgaggaaaaaaggaaaggaaagaaggaagtgaatAAATAGGTAGAGAAGAAAGtaggaaaagggggaaggaagggaaaattcAAAGCACTCAAGATGCTAACATTTTTCTGGGTTTCCAAAGTGCTTCTCTGCTCTTCTCCTTGAAGCCAGAAATATATTTGCTTTAtattgttggttttctttttatgtgttcatatagtttctctAACTATATTATAAATCCCTCAAAAATAAGAATGGTGCTCAATGAAGAATGTTATTAAGTAGCTAGAGCTAAAGGCAATCAGTCACTAAGAAACCCAGTAGAACGTAACTTctctgaaggcaggaactgttactgtttttgtctttgtatcccaccATCCAGCCCCTAGTTGTAGTGCTTGTTGGGATTAAATTGAATTACCAAACCTGAGAATTCCCCtctgttttcatcttcatttgaaccatttttgttcttatttctctttagGAACAAGAAAAATTACTCCAGGAGCAACAAAGGAGGGAGATTGCCGAAAGACAACGTGAAATTCAGGCTCTTCGGGAGCAGATTCACAACAATAATTCACAAAGTGACTGTATTATATTGTGAATGTAAGGACTTTAGCATTTCACTCAGACAGGGCTATAATCTCATTTAAATGAGAAATATTCATCCTTGGGGTAGTGCACAAGAGACTCATATTActgaaataataattgaattaTACAATTGTTTGATTAAAGGTACCTCAGAAAACATTTATCCAACCTTAGTCCAAAGAATGTGCCTCTTTTACATCATCTCTGACAAGTAACTGGCCATTGAACTGTACTCCAAAGGTCTCCAAGGATGCTGAATACACTCCCTTAGTAGGTAAGGCAtcccattccattttagaatggcTCTATTTGTTTAGAAAGTCTTTCCTTATGAGGACCTGACATCTTCCCTGAAAATGCCATTTAGCTCTGTTCCATATGAATAACCTTACCTAGTCTAATTCCCTCTTTCTTTTGAAAACCCTTCATTTATTTGAAGACAACTACCATGAAACAGaaactagaaaacaaaaaaaggagaagggaaaagggacatTTTGATGGGTTAAGGCACAGTCAACAAGAATGTCACTGCTATAATGCTTTCCCATGTGGGAGTTCTTTTGTTCTATGACTCCTTCTTATTATCTTCTTTCCCCCTtgacctttcttcccttctccctttgccccgacactgctctctccttttcctcctttcaaaACTTATTCTTGTGGGTAGGGCAAAAGCTACTCTAGATTCTCCCAAGTCTCTATCAGTAGAAATTCTGAGCTGAGATAAAAACACTGTATGAATTACCAAGTAGCCAGTGGGGCAGTTAGATGTTACCTTGAGTAAATAAACCAACTTTATGAGTCATTTAGGCCCAAGATTGtgaaaaaaagttggaaagtggATGAGCTGGCCCAGATCCTATCCTGAATTTGTAGCTTTCTCTAACTCAAAAGGATTAGGACATGTACTTTTTGAggacaaaaataaacaattttgcaAATTTGTGTTCCCAAGATCTATAAGATAATCTTGTATATATTAggtatttattgaatttttaatgaaaaaaaaatatccaatgATACATCTATCTCCTCTACTAAAATATCCTCCCCTGGTCCATTAGATCCTTTTAATGGAATGTAACAACTTTCTCCTTCCTCAAGTTTGTATTAAAAGTGATTTCtaaagaaaaccttaaaattTGCTttagattcaaatataaaaatactgaaatgAGATCTTTCCAGTCCTAGATTTATTATCCTATGAGATAGCAGCTTTATttcattatatacatacatacacacaatgtTTGAATTCTCCTATTGCTGGTTAAGTGTCTTGTTTTTCCTTCTACATCGAACAAGTAAGCATATTGTTGCAACCTGCAGCTCAAGCCTAGAATTTGCATCAGATTCTCTCTCATCATTGGCTTAGGAGATGATAAGCTATTCTATAAATGGACAAGTCACACATCTTATACCAAAATAGAGAAAGGGATCAAgttatgaaagaagaaagaaagaaggataaatatggtagtggggaaagggaagcaggacggaaggaaataaacagaaagaaatcataaaagtgATTGTTCATGGGATGGACTCAACCATAAAACAGGTAGCAAAgtgtattaaaaaccaaaatcctacaatGTTGCATACAAGAAACTCATTTGAAGcaaagaaacacacacagagtaaaagtaaaggGCTGGAGGAGAATCTATTATACTATAgatgaagtaaaaaacaaaacaaaacagggatAGCAACCATAATCtcaaacaaagaaaaagcaaaaattagatactatagaaaataaagtaacatcaatactaaacatatgtaccaaatggcatagcattcaaattcataaaggaaaaaatgagatgagTTAAGAAATAGTTGGGAAGATCTACAGTTTGCCCctttcaaaactagataaatacaacaaaaaaagaaaaacattaaggaAATGAATAGACTTTTACAAAAAGTAgttatgatagacctctggagaaaattgaattggAATAAAAAGGATATCTTTTCCTAGTGGTACATGGAGCCTAcaaaaaactgaccatataaaaACCCCACaacaaaatgtagaaaagcaaaaatattaaatgcttccttttcagatcatagtgtaataaaaattatattcaatcaAGGGCTATGgaaacagattaaaatttaattaggaATTAAACCTAAACTGGAAGAACAAGTGAATCAAGGAGTAAATCatataaataatcaataattacaTTAAAGAGAATGGAAACATGCCAAAATTTATGTGATACAACCAAAGTAAAACTTACAGGAACTTTTACATCTCTAAATgtttacattaataaaatagagaaagagcacaTCAGTTAATTGAGTATATAgctaaaaaattaggaaaagaacaaattaaaaatcaccagtTAAATGCcaaattggaaatcttgaaaattaaaggtgagattaTTAATGTTttgaatgtaagaaaatattaaagtaaTCAATAAAACCAGGAACTGGTAATATTGaacccaaaaatatttttaggattGACCATTggttaaaatgattttaaaaaatagaaaaaaaccaaatcactactataaaaaatgaaaaattgaatatgtcacaataaagatgaaatttaagCAGTTATGAGTAATTTTACCCAACTATATAATATGTTTAACAGTTTaagtaaaatggaaaaacatatttacaaaaatataaattgttcagattaacagaagagaaattagaatatatAAATGACTCCAtcttagaaatgaaaatttaaaagccATAAATGAGTTTCCTAAATATCAGAACTAATTGACTTAAAAAGtgaaatttataaaacatttaaagataactaatttgaatattgaataaattatttagaataatagGGCAAGAAGGATTCTGATAAAACTATTTTTGTGAACCAAACATGATTCTGATACCTAAACCACAAAgaccaaaaaacagagaaagaaaactatagaccaatttaaTTAATGGATATTGatataaaaatcctaaataaaatccTTGCTAGGAAACTACAACATATTACAAGGAATATACATTGTGACCAAGTAAAATTTATATCAGTAATACAGGGTTAGTTCAATATAAGAAAAACTAATAACCAATTATATCAATAAcaaatgtaagaaaaataatatgattaaaGCATTAGATACAGAAAAAGGTTATGAGAAAATATAGCTCATTgttattaaaaacactggaaagcacaGGAAGTAAGTCCAAACAAAATCTAAACTACTCAAGATGATAAGGAAAGTTCCCTAATGAATTCTGCATCTCTATTCTCACTTCAAGATCATCAGCTCTTTCGTGACTTTGCCTTGAATACTTTGGTGAACAACAATTATTTAGGAATATAACATAGTGttccaaaagaaaacaatatagcTCACAATGATAGTGACTTTCTATGAACTCCTTTATTATACCTTTGATATTGAGTCTTCTAGTTATagctttattttatgtatatgttgTTTTTAAGTCCCATAGTAATGTCTTATCATGAAGGCAAGGATATAGTCTACAAAATCAGACCAATGGAGTGCAAACATTGGATGAGCTTCAAATATAAATGTGATGATAGATGGAATCTATCAATCAACCAGATATCAAGTGGCTACCTGGCACAATGGATAGGATCTTGGGgttggaattaggaagaactgagttcatatccagtctcagacacatattagctttg
It includes:
- the LOC100027544 gene encoding guanylate-binding protein 1-like; the encoded protein is MASSLSMPAPVCLIENSKGQFVVKQEALDILDTVTQPVVVVAIVGLYRTGKSYLMNRLAGQKTGFSLGSTVQSHTKGIWMWCVPHPKKPNHTLILLDTEGLGDVEKGDNTNDTWIFVLALLLSSTFVYNSMGTINQQAMDELYYVTELTDKIKEKSSSSTEQISLFPDFVWTVRDFILDLEINGEPITSDQYLENALKLKKGTSEEVKICIKKFFLKRKCFIFVPPAHTKMLKKLEKLHDDELDGDFVESTKNFCEYIFKNSEAKTLPGGGMVHGPRLGNLILTYVQAITSGGVPCMENAVLALSQTENSAAVQRAYTYYEEIMRQSVNFPTETHEELLNVHNVCKMEAIKVFMKNSFKDVDQKFQKTLEIRLEDKLHDFCEQNERESLDRCTALLLDIFSPLEEAVKQKVFSFPGGYDTFLDNMQNLVEEYNRQPRKGIQAKKTLEEYLKSKETVTEAIKQADQALTAKKREKEEQEKKVQAAAAAAREQQMRLKRQEEMMREQEKRQQEQIRQLAEEMEAQRRKYLEEQEREQARRLQEQEKLLQEQQRREIAERQREIQALREQIHNNNSQSDCIIL